Proteins from a genomic interval of Zingiber officinale cultivar Zhangliang chromosome 1B, Zo_v1.1, whole genome shotgun sequence:
- the LOC121980371 gene encoding uncharacterized protein LOC121980371 — translation MASVASAAAVDDDGDETLASPAESLDLILSRLLPFLLSAALSARTLVGRWRLLHSKLSLLLSALTDAAGSPNWPSNQLFRDHLLPALISTLRNLRSLSALCLDQDLPGGKLRLQSDIDIAASALSLHLHDLHLLLRSGLLHHDASLASSADDSAAIVLSLPAPSASRAVLALFVRDVFARLQIGALDLKGKALDSLLELLAADPAKISRLVVEEGDLPSLLRLLDPSAHSLLRDSTAAVVSLLATASDVSRRAVFEEGALGPLLRLLDSGPAVLKERAATAIHALTADHACAWAVSAYGGVSILVAACHSGSGSPSVQALAAGSLNNAVAIDDIRAAMVEEGAVSVLLDLLLSGNLEAQKNAALCLASLAAMGGAEICNAILQENGPARLLQLLRAVSDPETIDHTLKAFSALAVSPKATKFLSSSPPLFAQLTDLIKRGNAGIKHSAAALVADLSPSEETKRSMAESMPALIKMMECSKPSSAQEAAAAALTSLLAVRANRRELSRDEKSVTRLVQMLEPTSDVIAGKELPVAVVLALTSSSGGGARRRLADAGACQHLQKLSEADVPGAKKALHRITGSRLKNLFSISWPQ, via the coding sequence ATGGCGTCCGTTGCTTCCGCGGCCGCCGTTGACGACGACGGCGACGAGACTCTCGCGTCACCGGCTGAGTCCCTTGATCTCATCCTTAGTCGTCTTCTCCCTTTTCTTCTGTCCGCTGCTCTCTCCGCCCGGACTCTCGTTGGCCGATGGCGTCTCCTCCACTCCAAGCTCTCCCTCCTCCTTTCCGCCCTTACCGACGCCGCCGGCTCCCCCAACTGGCCTTCCAACCAGCTCTTCCGCGATCACCTGCTGCCTGCGCTGATCTCTACCCTGCGTAACCTCCGGTCCCTCTCCGCCCTCTGCCTCGACCAGGACCTCCCTGGAGGGAAGCTCCGCCTACAAAGCGACATCGACATCGCCGCTTCCGCGCTCTCCCTCCACCTCCACGACCTCCACCTTCTCCTCCGCTCCGGCCTGCTCCACCACGACGCTTCCCTCGCGTCGTCTGCCGATGACTCCGCGGCGATTGTTCTTTCGCTCCCGGCTCCCTCCGCTTCCCGCGCCGTGCTCGCCCTCTTCGTTCGCGACGTTTTCGCTCGTCTTCAGATCGGCGCGCTAGATCTCAAGGGCAAGGCTCTTGATTCCCTCCTGGAGCTTCTCGCGGCCGACCCCGCGAAGATCTCCCGCCTTGTCGTCGAGGAGGGAGACCTACCCTCGCTTCTCCGCCTCCTCGATCCCTCCGCCCACTCTCTGTTACGCGACAGCACGGCGGCGGTGGTCTCCCTCCTTGCCACCGCCTCCGATGTCTCGCGCCGCGCCGTGTTCGAGGAGGGCGCCCTCGGCCCCCTTCTGCGCCTCCTTGACTCTGGACCTGCGGTTCTGAAGGAGCGCGCTGCCACGGCGATCCACGCACTGACAGCGGACCATGCCTGCGCCTGGGCAGTCTCTGCCTACGGCGGCGTTTCGATTCTCGTTGCCGCCTGCCATTCTGGATCCGGATCGCCTTCCGTCCAAGCCCTCGCAGCCGGTTCCCTGAATAACGCGGTAGCAATCGACGACATTAGGGCAGCGATGGTGGAGGAAGGCGCCGTGTCAGTACTCCTTGACCTCCTCCTTTCCGGCAACCTCGAAGCGCAGAAGAACGCTGCCCTCTGCTTGGCATCCCTGGCCGCGATGGGCGGTGCCGAGATCTGCAACGCTATCCTTCAAGAGAACGGTCCCGCCCGTCTCCTCCAACTCCTTCGAGCCGTGTCCGACCCAGAAACAATAGACCACACTCTGAAAGCGTTCAGTGCCCTTGCAGTATCTCCGAAGGCAACCAAATTCCTCTCTTCATCCCCGCCACTCTTCGCCCAACTGACGGATCTGATCAAGCGTGGGAACGCCGGGATCAAACACTCCGCGGCGGCTCTTGTAGCCGACCTATCCCCTAGCGAAGAGACAAAGCGATCGATGGCAGAATCCATGCCGGCGTTGATCAAGATGATGGAGTGCTCCAAACCCTCGAGCGCGCAGGAGGCGGCAGCCGCGGCATTGACGTCGCTGCTGGCGGTACGGGCAAACCGGCGCGAGCTATCGAGGGACGAAAAGAGCGTGACCCGGCTGGTCCAAATGCTCGAGCCGACGAGCGATGTGATTGCCGGGAAGGAGCTCCCGGTGGCAGTCGTGCTAGCTCTCACATCCAGCAGCGGCGGCGGGGCACGGAGGCGGCTCGCTGACGCCGGCGCGTGTCAGCACCTCCAGAAGCTGTCGGAGGCCGACGTGCCGGGCGCAAAGAAGGCCTTGCACCGCATCACCGGCAGCCGTCTCAAAAACCTGTTCTCCATTTCATGGCCGCAGTAA